Proteins from a genomic interval of Anolis sagrei isolate rAnoSag1 chromosome 1, rAnoSag1.mat, whole genome shotgun sequence:
- the LOC132767441 gene encoding retinol dehydrogenase 12-like, producing the protein MSSTFPCRKWFAGGVCTSTAMLHGKVAVITGANTGIGKETARELARRGARVIIACRNTEKGETVAQEIQTETGNQQVIVKKLDLSDTKSIRTFAEHFLKEEDKLHILINNAGVMFCPYSKTADGFEMQFGVNHLGHFLLTFLLLGRLKESAPARIVNVSSMVHIFGKIYFQDLQGEKGYNAYFAYYQSKLANILFTRELAGRLQGTGVTVNALHPGSVLSELGRHSYFLKVLQTIFSFMWKTVEEGAQTTVHCAVAEELESVTGKYFSDCKPAQVASQGLNEDTAKKLWKVSCELLGIQWP; encoded by the exons ATGTCTTCTACATTTCCTTGCAG AAAATGGTTTGCAGGCGGCGTGTGCACATCAACAGCTATGTTGCATGGAAAGGTGGCAGTGATCACAGGAGCCAACACTGGCATAGGGAAGGAGACTGCTAGAGAACTCGCACGAAGAG GTGCCCGTGTCATAATTGCCTGCAGAAATacagaaaaaggagaaacagtTGCTCAAGAAATCCAAACAGAAACAGGGAATCAGCAAGTCATTGTGAAAAAACTGGACCTGAGTGATACCAAATCTATACGGACATTTGCTGAACATTTCCTTAAAG aGGAAGACAAGCTCCATATCCTCATCAACAATGCAGGTGTGATGTTTTGCCCTTACTCTAAGACAGCCGATGGTTTTGAAATGCAGTTTGGAGTCAATCATCTTG ggcattttctcctaacattcCTGCTGCTGGGCCGTTTGAAAGAGTCAGCTCCTGCTCGAATAGTGAATGTGTCCTCAATGGTCCACATTTTTGGAAAAATATATTTCCAGGACTTACAGGGAGAGAAGGGCTATAACGCATACTTTGCATATTATCAGAGCAAATTGGCAAATATATTGTTTACCAGAGAGTTGGCTGGTCGGTTGCAAG gCACTGGAGTTACTGTTAATGCCTTACATCCTGGTTCAGTTCTTAGTGAACTAGGGCGTCATTCCTATTTCTTAAAGGTTCTGCAAACAATATTTAGCTTTATGTGGAAGACTGTAGAGGAAGGAGCCCAGACTACTGTGCACTGTGCAGTGGCAGAGGAACTGGAGTCAGTGACTGGAAAGTATTTCAG TGACTGCAAGCCTGCCCAGGTTGCTTCTCAAGGTTTGAATGAGGACACTGCAAAGAAGCTCTGGAAGGTGAGCTGTGAGCTGTTGGGCATTCAGTGGCCTTGA